In Ktedonobacteraceae bacterium, one genomic interval encodes:
- a CDS encoding glycerol-3-phosphate dehydrogenase/oxidase yields the protein MAVFSDPTIPGRNTFVFSQSQITMQPLSSTVRKNNLALLGSEYFDVLVVGGGITGAGVALDAVARGYKVALVEKTDFASGTSSKSTKLLHGGIRYLPNFDFPLVHEALTERGILMRIAPYLARPLGFVLPIYEGDRHPVGLPFTTPGGVGLGFILDIGLWLYDILAGRRNIKRHRHLSRAKVLQMAPALLQKGLKDGYIYYDGQTNDARLTMAIILTAAQYGAVITNYTEVTSFVLEGGKVRGAHVCDRLENKEVTVRARYVVNATGVFSEEVEHLTGEEPQVNIEPSKGVHLVFAREDVKLGDYAIVLPETDDKRILFIVPWQSRAIFGTTDTGTGDLNHPLASQQDISYLLAHLNRYLSVHLTEKDIISTYAGYRPLVRPGKGSGHSPAKLSRTHAVLEGSTGIVTIVGGKMTTYRRMAQDTVDVLSKHDGSIPVHPTQDLPLYGSAGWPAVQHELKVKGSALGLNPQTLEHLGRSYGAAAMSVVNLVESNASLGQLLIGDLPYIRAEVVHACRNEMAMTPYDVLARRTAIILEDRQRGLGVVDDVAALMAAELGWSPEQQQSMVESFRAAIEEQLAAETFLQAASQ from the coding sequence ATGGCAGTCTTTTCTGATCCTACTATCCCAGGCAGAAATACCTTCGTATTTTCGCAATCACAGATCACCATGCAACCACTATCGTCAACTGTGCGCAAAAACAACCTCGCTCTCCTGGGTAGCGAATATTTTGATGTGCTGGTCGTCGGGGGGGGCATCACCGGTGCCGGTGTTGCCCTGGATGCCGTCGCGCGTGGATACAAGGTAGCGCTCGTTGAAAAGACTGATTTTGCCAGTGGTACCAGCAGCAAATCAACGAAGCTATTACATGGAGGTATTCGCTACCTGCCTAATTTCGATTTTCCCTTAGTGCATGAAGCCTTGACGGAACGTGGTATTCTGATGCGAATCGCGCCATATCTGGCCCGGCCCCTTGGCTTTGTTCTTCCTATTTACGAGGGTGATCGGCATCCCGTCGGCCTGCCGTTTACTACGCCGGGAGGCGTTGGGCTTGGCTTCATTCTCGATATCGGCCTCTGGCTCTACGACATACTGGCCGGGCGGCGCAATATCAAAAGGCATCGACATTTAAGCCGGGCAAAAGTCTTGCAAATGGCTCCAGCCCTGCTTCAGAAAGGGTTGAAAGACGGCTACATCTACTACGATGGGCAAACCAACGATGCGCGTTTGACTATGGCAATCATTCTCACCGCCGCGCAATACGGCGCCGTGATTACCAATTATACAGAAGTTACTTCCTTTGTTCTCGAAGGAGGCAAAGTGCGGGGCGCGCACGTGTGCGATAGACTTGAGAATAAAGAGGTGACCGTGCGTGCTCGCTATGTTGTGAACGCAACAGGTGTCTTTTCTGAGGAAGTTGAGCATCTTACAGGCGAGGAGCCACAGGTAAACATCGAACCGAGTAAAGGCGTACACCTGGTGTTTGCTCGCGAGGATGTGAAGCTCGGCGACTACGCCATTGTTTTGCCTGAAACGGATGACAAGCGCATTCTCTTTATTGTCCCCTGGCAATCACGGGCGATTTTTGGTACGACCGATACCGGAACCGGTGATCTGAATCATCCGTTGGCGTCACAGCAGGATATTTCGTATTTGCTTGCCCATCTCAATCGTTATCTTTCCGTCCATCTTACTGAGAAGGACATTATCAGTACGTATGCAGGCTATCGCCCGCTGGTACGTCCTGGCAAGGGTTCTGGACATTCTCCTGCGAAACTCTCTCGCACGCATGCCGTTTTAGAGGGATCAACCGGCATAGTTACAATTGTGGGCGGCAAAATGACCACCTACAGGCGAATGGCGCAGGATACCGTCGATGTCTTAAGTAAGCATGATGGCTCAATACCGGTTCACCCCACGCAAGACCTGCCTCTCTATGGAAGCGCGGGCTGGCCTGCCGTCCAGCATGAACTGAAGGTGAAAGGCTCAGCGCTTGGATTGAATCCGCAAACGCTCGAACATCTTGGCAGGAGCTACGGAGCGGCGGCGATGAGTGTAGTGAACCTGGTGGAGAGTAATGCCTCACTAGGACAATTGCTCATCGGAGACCTTCCGTATATTCGTGCCGAAGTGGTACATGCCTGCCGTAATGAAATGGCGATGACTCCTTACGATGTGCTGGCTCGTCGTACCGCGATCATCCTTGAAGACCGGCAGCGCGGGTTGGGCGTGGTCGACGACGTGGCCGCTCTCATGGCGGCTGAGCTTGGCTGGTCACCCGAACAGCAACAATCTATGGTAGAATCTTTTCGGGCTGCCATAGAAGAGCAGCTAGCTGCCGAAACATTTTTGCAGGCGGCCTCTCAATAA
- the dhaK gene encoding dihydroxyacetone kinase subunit DhaK, producing the protein MKKLINKPEDVVKEELEGMAAAHADLIRVNVEQQIIIRKDAPVQGKVGVISGGGSGHEPMHGGFVGRGMLDAACPGAVFTSPVPDQMLEATRAVNGGAGVLHIVKNYTGDVLNFEMAAELAQADGIEVESVVTNDDVAVQDSLYTAGRRGVGVTVLLEKIVGGLAETGAPLAQVAELARKVNSQGRSMGMALTSCTVPSAGKPTFELGEDEMEIGIGIHGEPGRRRVKLAPADEITEMLATPIIDDLGLKSGDQVLAFVNGMGGTPLIELYVVYNALNKILKGKNISIVRNLIGSYITSLEMAGCSITLLRMDDELIKYWDAPVHTPGLRWGE; encoded by the coding sequence ATGAAAAAACTCATCAACAAACCTGAAGATGTCGTCAAAGAGGAACTGGAGGGTATGGCTGCTGCCCACGCAGACCTGATTCGCGTGAATGTCGAGCAGCAGATTATCATCCGTAAAGATGCTCCTGTGCAGGGAAAGGTCGGTGTTATTTCCGGTGGTGGCAGCGGTCACGAGCCAATGCACGGAGGATTTGTCGGACGCGGTATGCTCGATGCAGCCTGCCCCGGCGCGGTTTTTACTTCTCCTGTTCCCGATCAGATGCTTGAAGCTACGCGGGCCGTCAACGGTGGTGCCGGCGTGCTGCATATCGTGAAGAACTACACCGGCGACGTACTCAACTTTGAGATGGCAGCTGAGTTAGCCCAGGCTGATGGCATTGAAGTGGAGAGCGTTGTTACCAATGACGACGTAGCCGTACAAGATAGTCTCTATACGGCGGGCCGCCGTGGTGTGGGTGTTACCGTCTTGCTCGAGAAGATCGTGGGCGGGCTGGCGGAAACGGGCGCTCCTCTAGCCCAGGTGGCGGAATTAGCGCGCAAAGTCAATAGCCAGGGTCGAAGTATGGGTATGGCGCTCACCTCTTGCACTGTGCCCTCGGCGGGCAAACCAACATTTGAGCTGGGCGAAGATGAGATGGAAATTGGTATCGGCATTCATGGCGAACCGGGCCGCCGTCGTGTCAAGCTGGCCCCGGCAGATGAGATTACCGAGATGCTCGCTACCCCTATTATCGATGACCTTGGCCTCAAATCCGGTGATCAGGTGCTGGCCTTCGTCAATGGCATGGGTGGAACGCCGCTGATTGAGTTGTACGTTGTTTACAATGCCTTGAACAAAATTTTGAAGGGCAAGAATATTTCAATCGTGCGCAACTTGATCGGCAGCTACATCACTTCGCTCGAAATGGCCGGTTGCTCAATCACACTGCTGCGCATGGATGATGAATTGATCAAGTATTGGGATGCCCCTGTCCACACTCCAGGATTACGCTGGGGCGAATAG
- the dhaL gene encoding dihydroxyacetone kinase subunit DhaL: MTNEDTLRWLTRIADVLHENRTYLTELDSAIGDADHGINMDRGFTAVRGKFPDMQSMDMAGQLRTVGSTLVSTVGGASGPLYGTAFLRAAGAAANKQELTAADVVAMLDAFTGGIVARGKAQPGEKTMVDALSPAVAAAKQALDEGASLAEITQRAASAAEEGMKATIPLQATKGRASYLGERSIGHQDPGATSSWLILRSLAETCQNMK, translated from the coding sequence ATGACCAACGAAGATACTTTGCGCTGGTTAACTCGTATTGCCGATGTGCTGCACGAGAATCGCACCTATTTAACTGAGCTTGACTCCGCAATTGGAGATGCAGACCATGGTATCAACATGGATCGTGGATTTACCGCCGTGCGGGGCAAATTCCCCGACATGCAATCTATGGATATGGCGGGCCAGTTGCGGACAGTCGGTTCGACGCTTGTCTCAACGGTAGGTGGTGCCAGTGGCCCGCTTTATGGCACTGCCTTCTTAAGGGCAGCCGGGGCAGCGGCGAATAAACAGGAGCTGACCGCGGCTGATGTTGTTGCCATGCTGGATGCTTTCACCGGAGGCATCGTTGCGCGTGGCAAGGCGCAGCCGGGAGAGAAAACCATGGTCGATGCTTTGTCGCCCGCCGTAGCCGCGGCTAAGCAGGCTCTGGATGAAGGCGCATCGCTCGCGGAAATAACACAGCGAGCTGCTTCGGCGGCTGAAGAAGGTATGAAAGCGACCATTCCGCTTCAGGCTACAAAAGGCCGTGCCAGCTACCTTGGCGAGCGCAGTATTGGCCACCAGGACCCTGGAGCGACATCGAGCTGGCTTATCCTTCGTAGCCTGGCAGAGACCTGCCAAAACATGAAATAA
- the ptsP gene encoding phosphoenolpyruvate--protein phosphotransferase, with protein sequence MTVGLVIVSHSAQLAAGVAELAGQMVQGNVPIAAAGGGPDDILGTSTDKILAAIQSLGNPDGVLVLLDLGSAILSTEMALEMLDDEQRNRTRLSFAPLVEGAVAAALEAALGHSLAQVQQAAENAANPAQLQQLKPVSQAEEIIAPENVTPAPPVEAKSDANMAEASLLLTNPTGLHARPASLFVQTAGKFQSVVEVRKGSKQVSASSIFGVLSLGARNGDTITIRAQGADAHDAIEALRELVQANFYESPVEESASKAVTQAPVPQKSGGIDAEIPAAPRGSWKGVMTSAGAALGSAFLYTSGALKLSAVERRTITEREVESEQRQLREAMAAAARELKTLAKDLQSSVGESQAAIFDAQALMLDDPALQASALNVIENQHIDAASALAIAGEQQAAALEGLDNSLLAARAVDVRDAVSRAVQHLRPFAAAKLDLNALARPSILVARDLTPSDTAQLRPSMILGICTTQGGPTAHAAILARALGIPAIAGLDEAVLEVIHAGDELGLDADHGLLYHLPDEKVRAQLTQRIAERQRQQTALKAAAQQAQTPLVLKGRAIHIEANIGTEAEAEAARQWGAQGVGLLRTEFLFATASTLPNEQEQRQIYAKVFRAFYGDGEGPRWPIVVRTLDAGADKPMPALKPVLETMDEENPALGLRGIRISLAHEFLLEQQIAAILLAAADTRANLRIMFPMITTLEELNAARSIYDRVYDRLKEQQAALPEHVAVGIMVEVPAAAVMASELAERADFFSIGSNDLLQYVLACDRTNATLSGLYNPLQPAVLRLIGQVAEAGRRAGKPVAVCGEMAGDPRLAPILVGLGVDELSMSPTSIPQVRSALSSWIDDELIAIAEKVRQAKTVAEVEQAYLEIQAKHERG encoded by the coding sequence ATGACGGTCGGCCTGGTTATCGTTTCCCACAGCGCCCAACTTGCCGCGGGAGTTGCTGAACTTGCCGGACAGATGGTTCAGGGCAACGTTCCCATCGCAGCCGCGGGTGGAGGTCCCGATGACATACTGGGAACGTCCACGGATAAAATCCTCGCTGCCATCCAATCGCTGGGTAATCCTGATGGCGTACTGGTGCTGCTAGACCTGGGCAGCGCCATTCTTTCGACTGAGATGGCGCTGGAAATGCTGGATGACGAACAGAGGAATCGCACACGTCTCAGTTTCGCGCCGCTCGTCGAAGGCGCCGTAGCCGCTGCCCTCGAAGCCGCGCTCGGCCATTCGCTTGCTCAGGTACAGCAGGCGGCGGAAAACGCTGCCAATCCAGCGCAGCTTCAGCAACTAAAACCCGTGAGTCAGGCAGAGGAGATCATAGCCCCTGAAAATGTGACTCCAGCGCCGCCGGTGGAAGCTAAATCAGATGCGAACATGGCAGAAGCGAGCCTGCTTTTGACCAATCCTACCGGTTTGCATGCCCGACCGGCAAGCCTCTTTGTGCAGACGGCGGGAAAATTTCAATCTGTCGTAGAAGTGCGGAAAGGTAGCAAGCAGGTTAGCGCAAGTAGTATTTTTGGCGTTCTCTCGCTTGGCGCCAGGAATGGCGATACTATCACCATTCGCGCGCAAGGCGCCGATGCCCATGATGCCATAGAAGCATTGCGCGAACTCGTACAGGCGAACTTCTATGAGTCACCTGTGGAGGAGAGCGCGTCCAAAGCTGTTACCCAGGCTCCAGTTCCCCAAAAGTCTGGCGGTATAGATGCTGAAATACCAGCCGCGCCTCGCGGTTCCTGGAAAGGCGTAATGACCTCAGCAGGCGCGGCTTTAGGCTCCGCGTTCCTTTATACTTCAGGCGCACTTAAGTTGAGCGCCGTCGAAAGGCGCACTATTACCGAACGCGAGGTCGAATCGGAGCAGCGACAACTGCGTGAAGCGATGGCAGCTGCCGCTCGAGAACTGAAAACATTGGCGAAAGACCTGCAAAGCAGCGTTGGAGAGTCTCAGGCGGCGATCTTTGACGCCCAGGCCCTCATGCTGGATGATCCAGCATTGCAGGCATCCGCGCTCAATGTGATTGAGAATCAGCATATCGATGCCGCCAGCGCGCTAGCTATAGCGGGCGAGCAGCAGGCGGCAGCTCTCGAGGGACTGGACAATTCCCTATTAGCGGCGCGGGCCGTTGATGTGCGCGATGCCGTCAGCAGGGCGGTGCAGCACCTGCGACCTTTCGCCGCGGCAAAGCTGGATTTGAATGCCCTTGCCCGGCCCAGTATTCTTGTCGCTCGCGACCTGACCCCTTCGGACACAGCGCAATTACGACCTTCCATGATTCTTGGTATCTGCACCACCCAGGGCGGGCCAACCGCGCATGCCGCTATTTTAGCGCGCGCCCTTGGCATACCCGCCATCGCCGGACTCGACGAAGCCGTACTGGAGGTTATTCACGCGGGTGATGAATTGGGATTGGATGCCGATCATGGCCTGCTTTATCACTTGCCGGATGAGAAAGTTCGTGCCCAATTAACGCAACGCATAGCCGAGCGTCAACGCCAGCAGACAGCCCTCAAAGCTGCCGCCCAGCAGGCTCAAACGCCCCTTGTTTTGAAAGGCCGCGCTATTCATATCGAAGCGAATATTGGCACAGAGGCCGAAGCCGAGGCCGCCCGCCAATGGGGCGCTCAAGGAGTAGGACTACTGCGCACGGAATTTCTTTTTGCCACCGCCTCAACTCTTCCCAATGAGCAGGAACAGCGTCAAATCTACGCGAAGGTATTCCGCGCCTTCTATGGAGATGGCGAAGGCCCACGCTGGCCTATCGTCGTGCGCACCCTGGACGCGGGTGCGGATAAGCCCATGCCTGCGCTGAAGCCGGTGCTTGAAACAATGGATGAAGAGAATCCAGCTCTCGGTTTGCGCGGCATTCGCATTTCCCTGGCGCATGAATTCCTGCTCGAGCAGCAGATTGCCGCAATACTGCTGGCCGCTGCCGATACAAGGGCGAATCTACGAATCATGTTTCCCATGATTACGACTTTGGAGGAACTGAATGCCGCCCGCTCTATCTATGATCGTGTCTATGACAGGCTCAAAGAGCAGCAGGCCGCGCTGCCTGAACACGTCGCAGTCGGAATTATGGTCGAGGTGCCGGCTGCAGCAGTGATGGCCTCAGAACTGGCCGAGCGAGCCGATTTCTTCAGTATCGGCTCCAACGACCTGTTGCAATATGTCCTGGCCTGTGATCGCACGAATGCGACGCTCTCAGGCCTGTACAATCCGCTGCAGCCGGCAGTTTTGCGACTCATTGGGCAGGTCGCGGAGGCAGGCAGACGCGCGGGCAAACCTGTAGCCGTCTGCGGCGAAATGGCGGGCGATCCCCGGCTTGCTCCCATCCTGGTAGGATTGGGCGTGGATGAATTGAGCATGTCACCCACCTCTATTCCGCAAGTTCGGTCGGCTCTTTCGAGCTGGATAGATGACGAACTGATCGCAATCGCCGAAAAGGTCAGGCAGGCGAAAACGGTGGCTGAAGTTGAGCAGGCGTACCTTGAGATTCAGGCGAAGCATGAGCGGGGATGA
- the plsY gene encoding glycerol-3-phosphate 1-O-acyltransferase PlsY, with the protein MPALVGQLLLIGLIGYLWGSIPAGYWMGKLLKGRNFDIRDYGSHKIGATNVLRTLGRVPAIIVFIFDLSKGILPTLLATLVPFFYADGWGPALAAFLALVGHCFPVFIGFKGGRGVSTGAGALAVIYWPAFLIGFFLTIVTIAISRYVSLGSIVGCLVSMVCGIVFASLGLISIPALLFMLAGPLLIILLHHDNIGRLLAGTERKIGQKVKVEESGASPSTNATPNVKA; encoded by the coding sequence ATGCCAGCACTTGTTGGTCAGCTCTTGCTTATAGGTCTCATCGGCTATTTGTGGGGATCGATTCCCGCCGGTTATTGGATGGGGAAGTTACTCAAAGGCAGGAATTTTGATATCCGCGACTATGGCAGTCACAAGATTGGGGCGACCAATGTATTGAGGACATTGGGACGCGTTCCGGCCATTATCGTTTTCATCTTCGATCTTTCAAAAGGGATACTGCCTACACTTCTGGCAACGCTTGTCCCTTTCTTTTATGCAGATGGTTGGGGACCTGCTCTGGCAGCTTTTCTGGCGCTGGTCGGTCACTGTTTCCCCGTCTTTATAGGCTTTAAAGGGGGGCGTGGGGTTTCTACTGGCGCGGGCGCTCTGGCAGTAATTTATTGGCCTGCTTTTTTGATTGGCTTCTTTCTTACTATTGTCACCATTGCTATCTCGCGCTATGTTTCCCTCGGCTCTATTGTAGGATGCCTGGTTTCAATGGTTTGTGGTATCGTTTTTGCGAGCCTGGGTTTGATTTCCATACCTGCATTGTTGTTCATGCTTGCCGGTCCTTTGCTGATCATCCTGCTGCATCACGATAACATCGGCCGTTTGCTAGCAGGAACCGAGCGCAAGATAGGGCAGAAGGTGAAGGTGGAAGAATCCGGGGCTTCGCCATCTACTAATGCCACACCAAACGTGAAGGCCTGA
- the pgsA gene encoding CDP-diacylglycerol--glycerol-3-phosphate 3-phosphatidyltransferase, translating into MRNMPNILSSSRILATVFVYILIIANQQWAYIVATIIFALASATDYFDGKLARRYKTVSPLGIFLDLTADKVFVSAILIALVQIGLVPGWITVIIVAREFLVTGLRSMAAARGTVIPAGPWGKQKTFITLVALGGILLAMALGAGMGPGHLSLFPPYLVFNSHTLQVGPIMLLVADALLLLGTLWTIISGAEYMIGARPLFQNKPETNPTKA; encoded by the coding sequence ATGCGCAACATGCCTAATATACTCAGTTCCAGCCGGATTCTGGCTACCGTTTTCGTGTACATTCTTATCATTGCCAATCAGCAATGGGCATATATTGTCGCAACGATCATATTCGCTCTCGCCTCGGCAACCGACTACTTCGATGGTAAACTCGCCCGGCGTTATAAAACCGTTTCCCCACTGGGCATCTTTCTGGACCTGACGGCAGATAAGGTGTTCGTCTCGGCCATCCTGATTGCGCTCGTACAGATCGGACTTGTTCCGGGCTGGATCACCGTCATCATTGTGGCTCGCGAATTCCTCGTGACCGGCCTGCGTTCTATGGCAGCCGCCAGGGGAACGGTGATTCCAGCTGGTCCCTGGGGCAAACAGAAAACGTTCATCACACTGGTCGCCCTCGGCGGGATACTGTTAGCGATGGCCCTGGGAGCCGGAATGGGACCCGGCCATCTGTCGTTGTTCCCGCCATACCTTGTCTTTAACAGCCATACCTTGCAGGTCGGCCCGATCATGTTATTGGTAGCAGACGCTTTATTGCTGCTCGGAACGCTCTGGACCATCATTTCCGGCGCTGAATATATGATCGGCGCGCGTCCTCTTTTCCAGAATAAGCCAGAGACAAACCCTACGAAGGCCTGA